A region from the Ammospiza nelsoni isolate bAmmNel1 chromosome 1, bAmmNel1.pri, whole genome shotgun sequence genome encodes:
- the CPNE3 gene encoding copine-3, with protein sequence MAAQCVTKVELTISCTNLLDKDVGSKSDPLCVLLQNTSGQQWYEVDRTERVKNSLNPKFSKKFLIDYYFELVQKLKFGIYDIDNKTYDLSDDDFLGELECTLGQVVSSRTLTKPLVLKNGKPAGRGSITITAEEVKDNRVVVLELEARKLDNKDFFGKSDPYLEFHKQTGDGNWVMVHRTEVIKNNLNPVWRPFKISLNSLCYSDMDKSIKVECYDYDGDGSHDLIGSFQTTMSKLKEASRSSPVEFECINEKKRQKKKNYKNSGIVSVKHCEIIVECTFLDYIMGGCQLNFTVGIDFTGSNGDPRSPDSLHYLSPDGVNEYLTAIWSVGMVVQDYDTDKMFPAFGFGAQIPPSFQVSHEFPINFNPSNPFCNGIQGIVDAYRACLPQVKLYGPTNFSPIINHVARFAAAATQQQTASQYFILLIITDGVITDLDQTRTAIVNASKLPMSIIIVGVGGADFDAMEFLDGDDGVLRSSSGEPAVRDIVQFVPFRKFQNSPKEALAQCVLAEVPQQVVNYFSTYKLQPPKNPAAK encoded by the exons ATGGCGGCGCAGTGTGTGACAAAGGTGGAGCTGACTATTTCCTGCACCAATCTCTTGGATAAAGATGTTGGTTCCAAGTCAGACCCTCTGTGTGTGCTTCTCCAGAACACAAGTGGTCAGCAGTGGTATGAG GTTGATCGCACAGAAAGAGTTAAGAATTCCTTGAACCCAAAGTTTTCCAAGAAATTCTTAATTGATTATTATTTTGAGCTTGTTCAGAAACTTAAGTTTGGAATATATGACATTGATAACAAAACCTATGATCTGAGTGATGATGACTTCTTAGGAGAATTAGAATGTACGCTGGGACAG GTAGTTTCTAGCAGGACTCTGACAAAACCATTAGTACTTAAAAATGGCAAACCTGCTGGAAGAGGAAGCATTACG ATTACAGCAGAAGAAGTAAAGGATAACAGGGTGGTTGTATTGGAATTAGAAGCAAGGAAACTGGACAATAAG gatttttttgGAAAGTCAGATCCTTATCTGGAATTCCACAAGCAGACTGGAGATGGAAACTGGGTGATGGTTCACAGAACAGAG gTTATTAAAAACAACCTGAATCCTGTTTGGAGGCCCTTTAAAATCTCTCTCAATTCTCTGTGTTACAGTGACATGGATAAGTCAATCAAG GTTGAGTGCTATGACTACGATGGTGATGGGTCTCATGATCTCATAGGAAGTTTTCAAACAACGATGTCAAAACTGAAGGAAGCATCTCGGTCATCACCT GTTGAATTTGAGTGCatcaatgaaaagaaaagacagaagaaaaagaactaTAAAAACTCTGGCATTGTGAGCGTTAAGCATTGTGAG ATTATTGTAGAGTGCACATTCCTTGATTACATCATGGGTGGGTGTCAGCTGAATTTCACC GTGGGGATAGATTTTACAGGCTCCAATGGAGACCCTCGCTCTCCGGACTCTCTGCATTACCTCAGCCCCGATGGAGTTAATGAATACCTAACAGCCATTTGGTCTGTCGGGATGGTTGTTCAGGATTATGATAC AGATAAGATGTTTCCAGCCTTTGGATTTGGTGCACAAATTCCTCCCTCCTTTCAG GTATCTCATGAGTTCCCAATAAATTTTAATCCTTCAAACCCATTCTGTAATG GGATCCAAGGCATTGTTGATGCATATCGAGCCTGTCTTCCTCAAGTGAAGTTATATGGACCAACAAATTTTTCTCCAATTATAAATCATGTGGCAagatttgctgctgcagctaCTCAGCAGCAAACAGCATCT CAATACTTTATACTTCTGATCATAACGGATGGTGTGATAACAGACCTTGACCAAACTCGGACTGCCATAGTTAATGCCTCCAAGTTGCCCATGTCCATTATCATTGTTGGTGTGGGAGGAGCAGACTTTGATGCCATGGAGTTTCTTGATGGTGACGATGGAGTTCTTAGGTCCTCATCAGGAGAACCAGCTGTCAGAGACATTGTCCAATTTGTGCCATTCAGGAAGTTCCAAAAT TCTCCCAAAGAAGCTCTGGCTCAGTGTGTCCTGGCAGAAGTCCCTCAGCAAGTGGTGAACTACTTCAGCACCTACAAACTTCAGCCTCCTAAGAATCCTGCTGCAAAATGA